Proteins co-encoded in one Streptomyces sp. JH34 genomic window:
- a CDS encoding DUF302 domain-containing protein — MSYDRTVHLQAGFEAAAQAVRQALAEQGFGVLTEIDVQATLRTKLGHDMEPYLILGACNPALAHRALEADRSIGLLLPCNVVVRADGSRVVVQAIDPGTMVTLTGLDAMEPVAEEATRGLDAALASLQDTYG, encoded by the coding sequence ATGTCCTACGACCGCACCGTCCATCTGCAGGCCGGGTTCGAGGCGGCGGCGCAGGCCGTTCGGCAAGCCCTTGCCGAGCAGGGTTTCGGCGTCCTGACCGAGATCGACGTACAGGCCACACTCAGGACCAAGCTCGGCCATGACATGGAGCCCTATCTGATCCTCGGAGCCTGCAACCCCGCCCTGGCCCACCGGGCACTGGAGGCCGACCGGTCGATCGGCCTGCTGCTTCCCTGCAACGTCGTCGTCCGCGCCGACGGCAGCCGGGTGGTGGTGCAGGCGATCGACCCCGGAACCATGGTCACCCTCACCGGGCTCGACGCCATGGAACCCGTCGCCGAGGAGGCGACCCGCGGCCTGGACGCCGCACTCGCCTCCCTCCAGGACACGTATGGATGA
- a CDS encoding NADH-ubiquinone oxidoreductase-F iron-sulfur binding region domain-containing protein: protein MAEQDGQMPHEPTDAARALAARRGRRGGLLPEALSRARAGTPAAPGTWAPRVGIDLGLPAAAGLGPATYFSDLATPHAERHVRVCTATACFATRGGRHLGEIERELGVRANQADPAGGTSLQTVHCLGYCYAGPAALDGTLPRTGADLAEQLAGSKPPRAPEIPVADATGDPVLLSGIVAGRPAWGTWRRTLARLSPDDVRREVAASGLRGRGGAGFPVADKWAAAGARPGTVVIANGDEGDPGSYADRLLMEEDPDRVLEGLALACFACGARRSIVLVRSEYPRALIRLRRAVAHAVADGHLADAERKGERRPVVEIVEGAGSYVAGEETALIARLEGARGCARPRPPYPTDRGLWGAPTVVNNVETLASLPWIVENGGDRYARYGTSDEPGTKLVCLSERFVRPGAFEVPLGTPVRRIVDELGGGLRSGAPAVLQVGGPLGGFLTDADLDVPLTSKALAARGAALGHAGIVAFDTHTEPVALLRHIWEFAAQESCGACSPCRVGTRRGLELAGTGAAPGEPYGRIARLMSEASMCAFGRRVPAAVRSLARAYGAELTGWDR, encoded by the coding sequence ATGGCAGAGCAGGACGGTCAGATGCCGCACGAGCCGACGGACGCCGCCCGTGCGCTCGCCGCGCGGCGCGGCCGGCGTGGGGGACTGCTTCCCGAGGCCCTCAGCCGGGCCAGAGCCGGCACACCCGCCGCCCCCGGGACGTGGGCACCCCGGGTCGGCATCGACCTGGGACTGCCGGCAGCCGCAGGCCTCGGGCCCGCCACCTACTTCTCCGACCTCGCCACCCCTCACGCCGAACGGCATGTACGCGTGTGCACCGCCACGGCCTGCTTCGCGACGCGGGGCGGCCGTCATCTCGGCGAGATCGAACGGGAACTCGGCGTCCGGGCGAACCAGGCCGACCCGGCGGGCGGGACGTCACTGCAGACGGTCCACTGCCTCGGCTACTGCTACGCGGGCCCCGCAGCACTCGACGGCACCCTCCCCCGCACGGGAGCGGACCTGGCGGAGCAGCTGGCGGGGAGCAAACCTCCCAGAGCGCCAGAGATCCCCGTGGCCGACGCCACCGGTGATCCGGTGCTGCTCTCCGGGATCGTCGCGGGCCGACCCGCCTGGGGCACCTGGCGGAGGACGCTCGCGCGTCTGAGCCCGGACGACGTCCGGCGCGAGGTCGCCGCCTCCGGTCTGCGCGGACGGGGCGGCGCGGGGTTCCCCGTCGCGGACAAGTGGGCCGCCGCGGGGGCACGGCCCGGCACCGTGGTCATCGCGAACGGGGACGAGGGAGATCCCGGCTCGTACGCTGACCGGCTGCTCATGGAGGAGGACCCCGACAGGGTGCTCGAAGGCCTGGCGCTCGCCTGCTTCGCCTGCGGCGCCCGCCGGAGCATCGTGCTGGTGCGCTCCGAATACCCCCGGGCGTTGATCCGCCTGCGACGGGCGGTGGCACACGCGGTGGCTGACGGCCACCTCGCCGACGCCGAGCGCAAGGGGGAGAGGCGACCGGTCGTGGAGATCGTCGAGGGAGCGGGCTCGTACGTCGCCGGTGAGGAGACCGCCCTCATCGCGCGCCTCGAAGGGGCAAGGGGATGCGCTCGCCCCCGGCCTCCGTACCCGACCGACCGGGGGCTCTGGGGGGCGCCCACCGTGGTCAACAACGTGGAGACGCTGGCCTCGCTGCCCTGGATCGTGGAGAACGGCGGCGACCGCTACGCCCGGTACGGCACCTCGGACGAACCCGGTACCAAGCTCGTGTGCCTCTCCGAGCGGTTCGTCCGACCCGGTGCCTTCGAGGTCCCGCTCGGCACCCCCGTACGACGCATCGTCGACGAACTCGGTGGAGGGCTGAGGAGCGGCGCCCCGGCCGTTCTCCAGGTCGGCGGTCCGCTCGGCGGCTTCCTCACGGACGCCGACCTGGACGTCCCTCTGACGTCGAAGGCACTGGCAGCCCGTGGCGCCGCACTCGGGCACGCCGGCATCGTCGCGTTCGACACACACACGGAGCCGGTCGCACTGCTGCGGCACATCTGGGAGTTCGCCGCGCAGGAGAGCTGCGGGGCGTGCTCGCCGTGCCGTGTGGGGACACGCCGGGGCCTGGAACTCGCCGGCACCGGCGCCGCACCGGGTGAGCCGTACGGAAGGATCGCACGGCTCATGAGCGAGGCGAGCATGTGCGCGTTCGGCCGCAGGGTGCCCGCGGCCGTCCGCAGCCTGGCACGCGCCTACGGAGCGGAGCTGACGGGATGGGACCGGTGA
- the fdhF gene encoding formate dehydrogenase subunit alpha produces the protein MGPVTGLRVDGLLVEVPEGASLLDAVRAAGGSLPTLCHDDRLRPAGSCRTCLVRADGRITAACVTPAAPGTDVATAQEDVRALRRDAVELIVSGLPPRALSADCRSELADTCRTMDITPQAAASEASKGRDDSHPYVQLDRDLCIACGRCVRMCDDVQGTFALTLTGRGADTVVAPGTGGPWAQSDCVACGGCVDTCPTGAITRPGPGRGITTAQSHPESVRTTCGYCGVGCTLDVVSDGNRVSAVLPALDGPVNQGHACVKGRFAHGYLTSTERLAQPLIRKNGHLEPAGWEEALALVADGLREAVATGGPDAVAAISSARTTNEENYLVQKFLRTVIGTNNVDNCSRLCHAPSAAGLSAAFGRAGGTDSFDDVEKADCLLVVGANPVEAHPVIGARLLQHALAGASLIVADPREVGLAHHADVHLRPRPGTNVALFHGLAHVLVAEGMTDPDFLRHRATGLPELTELLTRHTPARTAELTGVPAELITAAARLYGRAERPAIVYGLGVTEHLHGTDGVRTLANLAILRGAVGNTGRGYGITPLRGQNNVQGASDMGALPDMLPGYGRVTDPEARSRAEAVWGRTLPAQAGLRIPEMFEAARRGSLRALWIIGEDVCATDPDSRQVVEALDACPLVVVNELFLSETAKHADVVLPVASWLEKEGTFVNFDRRFQRVRTAVRPPAAARTDFDVVHAVAAAMGADLGCRTPAEALSECGRVAPLFAGLSHTRLDREGAVAWPCPAPDRPGEATLYTDAFTTPDGRARLSAAPYLPPGETPDTAYPLLLVTGRRWAHYNSGSMTRRGDNLLLEDRGYLDLHPQDAARHGVHDGSEVTVESRHGRARLTARLSSGLSPGQVFCAFHFPESGVNALTSGHADTVTSCPEYKVTAVRLTDGTARTTP, from the coding sequence ATGGGACCGGTGACCGGCCTGCGTGTGGACGGCCTCCTCGTGGAGGTGCCCGAAGGGGCATCCCTGCTCGATGCCGTCCGCGCGGCGGGAGGATCGCTGCCCACACTCTGCCACGACGACCGTCTTCGGCCGGCAGGCTCCTGCCGGACCTGCCTGGTCCGCGCGGACGGCCGGATCACGGCGGCCTGCGTAACTCCCGCCGCCCCCGGCACCGACGTCGCCACCGCGCAGGAAGACGTGCGGGCGCTGCGCCGCGACGCCGTGGAGCTCATCGTGTCGGGGCTCCCGCCCCGCGCCCTCTCCGCCGACTGCCGGAGCGAACTCGCCGACACCTGCCGCACCATGGACATTACCCCGCAGGCAGCGGCCTCCGAGGCGTCCAAGGGGCGTGACGACAGTCATCCCTACGTCCAGCTCGACCGGGACCTGTGCATCGCCTGCGGCCGCTGCGTACGCATGTGCGACGACGTGCAGGGAACGTTCGCGCTCACCCTCACGGGGCGGGGAGCCGACACCGTCGTCGCACCCGGAACAGGTGGACCATGGGCGCAGTCGGACTGCGTGGCATGCGGAGGGTGCGTCGACACCTGTCCCACCGGAGCGATCACGCGACCCGGACCGGGCCGCGGCATCACCACCGCACAGTCGCACCCGGAGAGCGTTCGCACCACCTGCGGATACTGCGGTGTCGGCTGCACGCTCGACGTCGTCTCCGACGGGAACCGGGTATCGGCGGTACTGCCCGCCCTCGACGGGCCCGTCAACCAGGGACACGCCTGCGTCAAGGGCCGGTTCGCACACGGGTACCTCACCTCCACGGAGCGCCTGGCACAGCCCTTGATCCGGAAGAACGGACACCTCGAGCCGGCCGGCTGGGAAGAGGCTCTGGCCCTGGTCGCGGACGGACTGCGCGAAGCCGTGGCGACAGGGGGCCCCGACGCCGTGGCCGCGATCTCCTCAGCCCGGACCACCAACGAGGAGAACTACCTCGTCCAGAAGTTCCTGCGCACGGTCATCGGCACCAACAACGTCGACAACTGCTCCCGCCTCTGCCACGCTCCCTCCGCGGCGGGACTGTCCGCCGCGTTCGGACGGGCCGGGGGCACCGACTCCTTCGACGACGTGGAGAAGGCGGACTGTCTTCTCGTCGTCGGGGCCAACCCGGTCGAAGCCCACCCCGTGATCGGGGCCCGGCTGCTGCAACACGCCCTCGCCGGAGCCTCGTTGATCGTGGCCGACCCCAGGGAGGTAGGTCTCGCGCACCACGCGGACGTGCACCTGCGGCCCCGCCCCGGTACCAACGTCGCACTCTTCCACGGCCTCGCACACGTGCTCGTCGCCGAGGGCATGACCGATCCCGACTTCCTGCGCCACCGTGCCACCGGGCTCCCGGAACTGACCGAACTGCTCACCCGGCACACGCCCGCGCGCACCGCCGAGCTCACCGGTGTACCCGCTGAGCTCATCACGGCCGCGGCCCGCCTCTACGGCAGGGCCGAGCGTCCCGCCATCGTGTACGGGCTCGGTGTCACCGAGCATCTGCACGGCACGGACGGCGTACGTACCCTCGCCAACCTCGCCATCCTGCGCGGTGCCGTCGGGAACACCGGCCGGGGGTACGGCATCACCCCCCTGCGAGGCCAGAACAACGTGCAGGGTGCATCCGACATGGGAGCACTGCCCGACATGCTCCCCGGCTACGGCCGGGTCACCGACCCCGAGGCGCGAAGCCGGGCCGAAGCCGTCTGGGGACGCACACTGCCCGCGCAGGCAGGTCTGCGCATCCCCGAGATGTTCGAGGCCGCGCGACGGGGAAGTCTGCGTGCCCTGTGGATCATCGGTGAGGACGTCTGTGCCACGGATCCCGACAGCCGCCAGGTCGTCGAGGCTCTCGACGCCTGCCCACTGGTCGTCGTGAACGAACTCTTCCTCAGCGAGACCGCGAAGCACGCCGACGTCGTCCTCCCCGTCGCGTCGTGGCTCGAGAAGGAGGGGACCTTCGTGAACTTCGACCGTCGCTTCCAGCGGGTACGCACCGCGGTGCGCCCGCCCGCAGCGGCACGGACCGACTTCGACGTCGTGCACGCGGTCGCCGCCGCGATGGGAGCGGACCTGGGATGCAGGACGCCGGCCGAGGCCCTCTCCGAGTGCGGTCGTGTCGCTCCCCTCTTCGCCGGTCTCTCCCACACACGGCTCGACAGGGAAGGAGCCGTGGCCTGGCCCTGCCCCGCGCCCGACAGGCCCGGTGAGGCCACCCTCTACACCGACGCGTTCACCACGCCCGACGGCAGGGCGAGACTGAGCGCGGCCCCCTACCTGCCACCGGGGGAGACCCCCGACACCGCGTACCCCCTGCTCCTCGTCACCGGCCGCCGCTGGGCGCACTACAACTCCGGCAGCATGACCAGGCGTGGTGACAACCTGCTCCTCGAGGATCGCGGTTACCTCGATCTCCACCCGCAGGACGCCGCACGCCACGGCGTGCACGACGGCAGCGAGGTGACCGTCGAGAGCCGCCACGGCAGGGCCCGTCTGACAGCCAGACTGAG